A section of the Agarivorans litoreus genome encodes:
- a CDS encoding PBPRA1643 family SWIM/SEC-C metal-binding motif protein, which translates to MSKFFFKGRIEKKPKHESFGFNTKRDVRIGTEESPLSLQVKSKERQTELQQRATEYGIVVDIAVDAEADENTEQLELLIAKPITKVVEKTPKRNEPCSCGSGKKFKKCCG; encoded by the coding sequence GTGTCTAAATTCTTTTTTAAAGGCCGTATTGAAAAAAAGCCGAAACATGAAAGCTTTGGCTTTAACACGAAGCGTGATGTGAGGATCGGGACTGAAGAAAGCCCTTTGTCGTTGCAGGTAAAAAGTAAAGAACGCCAGACAGAGCTTCAACAGCGTGCCACAGAATATGGGATTGTTGTAGATATCGCCGTAGATGCCGAAGCTGACGAAAATACTGAACAGTTAGAGCTGTTAATTGCAAAACCAATCACAAAAGTAGTTGAGAAAACGCCTAAGCGTAATGAACCATGTAGCTGTGGAAGTGGTAAAAAATTTAAAAAGTGTTGTGGTTAA
- a CDS encoding YaeQ family protein, whose protein sequence is MALKPTIYKLRISLSDLNRNYYDTINLTIAQHPSETLERMMARTMAFCLNAEAELEFTKGLSEVEQPDIWQKSLEGGTLLWIDVGEPSPERIKKATRSAKYAKVYCFNSKSDTWWQQTENKINLLDVEVWQLSWDEMVTLASFTQRTMDMSVTITEESAYVTIDENEVEIHWKNLK, encoded by the coding sequence TTGGCGCTAAAACCTACAATATACAAATTACGTATTTCATTATCTGACTTAAACCGCAATTATTACGACACCATAAATCTCACTATTGCTCAACATCCATCTGAAACATTAGAGCGTATGATGGCGCGTACAATGGCCTTTTGTTTGAATGCAGAAGCAGAATTAGAATTTACCAAAGGACTTAGTGAAGTAGAGCAACCAGACATTTGGCAAAAATCTTTAGAAGGTGGCACCCTACTGTGGATTGATGTAGGAGAACCAAGCCCAGAGCGAATTAAAAAAGCTACCAGATCGGCTAAATACGCCAAGGTGTATTGCTTTAATTCAAAATCCGATACGTGGTGGCAACAAACAGAAAATAAAATCAACTTGTTGGACGTAGAAGTATGGCAGTTGAGTTGGGACGAAATGGTCACATTAGCCAGTTTTACTCAACGCACCATGGATATGTCGGTAACGATTACCGAAGAATCAGCTTATGTCACCATTGATGAAAATGAAGTTGAAATTCACTGGAAAAACTTAAAGTAG
- a CDS encoding DUF3369 domain-containing protein: MSDFLFIDDLDEPSEEVAKPTWKLLVIDDEAEIHSVTRLVLSDVEIDGYKLEFLSAYSAEEAQRMFEEHNDIAIALVDVVMETDHAGLELVRWIRETKENHATRLILRTGQPGQAPEESVIKDYDINDYKSKTELTATKLKTITYSAIRSYRDILFIERHRQGLMQVIESTSLVLKSKTLYHFGSAVLKQLVELFQLESSAMYITTLTEDVLRHQSFNVLAATGDFVTNEHNEYNFDQSKIPDNVKQLLKRALEEKKTLVTENCYVGFYPTDSRSVSLLYVQHENPLDDIEKGLLEVFATNIALTFENLTIKEEIQDTQKELIFIIGDAIEQRSKETGSHVKRVSLICELMAQKLDFDPEFVEAFKHAAPLHDLGKIAIPESILHKPGKLDAEEWKIMQTHAQVGYDLLADSNKIIARLGAEISLCHHEKWDGSGYPRQLSGENIPLVGRIMAITDVFDALGSKRSYKEPWTNEEIKQFIIEQKGKHFDPQLVDILVNNFDEFLEIRNAYPD, encoded by the coding sequence ATGAGTGACTTTCTTTTCATCGATGATCTCGACGAGCCTTCAGAAGAAGTTGCCAAACCCACATGGAAGTTGTTGGTCATTGATGATGAAGCCGAAATCCATTCAGTAACTCGGTTGGTATTGTCTGACGTAGAAATTGATGGGTATAAACTTGAGTTTCTCTCTGCCTATAGTGCAGAAGAAGCACAACGAATGTTTGAAGAACATAACGACATCGCTATAGCCCTAGTCGATGTTGTTATGGAGACCGATCATGCGGGTTTAGAGTTAGTTAGGTGGATCCGAGAAACTAAAGAAAACCATGCAACACGTTTAATTTTACGCACCGGGCAACCAGGTCAAGCTCCTGAAGAATCTGTGATCAAAGACTACGACATCAACGATTACAAAAGCAAAACAGAATTAACGGCCACTAAACTAAAAACCATTACCTATTCTGCCATTCGTTCTTACCGAGATATTCTGTTTATTGAGCGTCACCGACAAGGATTGATGCAGGTTATAGAATCAACATCGTTGGTACTTAAAAGTAAAACCTTGTACCACTTTGGGTCAGCGGTATTGAAACAACTGGTAGAGCTATTTCAGTTAGAAAGCTCAGCAATGTACATTACAACGCTTACCGAAGATGTACTGCGTCATCAATCATTTAATGTTCTAGCGGCAACGGGGGATTTTGTAACTAACGAACACAATGAATATAATTTCGACCAAAGCAAAATTCCCGACAACGTCAAACAACTTTTAAAACGCGCATTGGAAGAAAAGAAAACACTGGTCACCGAAAACTGCTATGTTGGGTTTTATCCAACTGATAGTCGCAGCGTTAGCCTTTTATACGTGCAACATGAAAACCCACTAGACGACATCGAAAAAGGCTTGCTTGAAGTTTTTGCCACCAATATCGCGCTCACTTTTGAAAACCTCACCATTAAAGAAGAAATTCAAGATACTCAAAAAGAGCTAATTTTCATTATTGGTGATGCTATCGAGCAACGCAGTAAAGAAACGGGATCTCACGTAAAACGTGTGTCTCTGATTTGTGAATTAATGGCCCAAAAACTCGATTTTGACCCAGAGTTCGTGGAAGCATTTAAACACGCCGCACCGCTGCACGACTTAGGTAAAATTGCTATTCCAGAGTCTATTTTACACAAGCCCGGTAAGTTAGATGCTGAAGAATGGAAGATCATGCAAACGCACGCGCAAGTAGGTTACGATCTATTAGCGGATTCTAATAAAATTATCGCTCGCTTAGGAGCAGAAATTTCCTTATGCCACCATGAAAAATGGGATGGTAGTGGTTACCCGCGACAACTCTCAGGTGAAAACATCCCTTTAGTGGGGCGAATAATGGCAATTACTGACGTATTTGATGCATTAGGTTCTAAACGCTCCTATAAAGAGCCTTGGACTAATGAAGAAATCAAACAGTTTATTATTGAGCAAAAAGGCAAGCATTTCGATCCGCAGTTGGTAGATATTTTAGTGAATAATTTTGATGAATTCCTTGAAATAAGAAACGCTTATCCAGACTAA
- a CDS encoding GGDEF domain-containing protein translates to MLIVNTFSYWLIATYLQQPLSIPEAKFAFTAVCLFIPVNLVLNQFINENGSTTPRALSIYVFLLVQMAGISLALNFFVADTAEFITKWFEPRPREGLVMSLAALGLSAVCIVAAFIRWAYKSTSLTIGLFFSFIASLFPLIFLDREAISSIFFTASMLIILYAGFRASHELAYRDELTGLLGRRMLFEKLAGMSKNYSLAMVDIDHFKKFNDTYGHDVGDDVLAMVASKLDQIEGGGQVFRYGGEEFTVLFRGKKRDHAIAFLDDIREIISETPFAIRDKTSREKGDKTARNQQAKPKNTVQITVSIGVAEKANHHASAEEVIKEADNALYKAKNKGRNVVVG, encoded by the coding sequence GTGTTGATTGTAAATACCTTTAGTTACTGGCTTATCGCTACTTATCTACAGCAACCATTGAGTATTCCAGAAGCAAAGTTTGCTTTTACAGCGGTGTGTTTGTTCATCCCTGTCAATTTGGTGTTGAATCAGTTTATCAATGAAAATGGCAGTACAACCCCAAGAGCATTAAGCATTTATGTTTTTTTGTTAGTCCAAATGGCTGGTATATCGCTAGCACTGAACTTTTTTGTTGCTGACACCGCAGAATTTATTACTAAATGGTTCGAGCCTAGGCCCAGAGAAGGTTTAGTAATGAGCTTAGCTGCATTAGGCTTGTCTGCAGTTTGTATAGTCGCTGCTTTTATTCGCTGGGCTTATAAGTCTACAAGTTTGACCATAGGATTGTTTTTTAGTTTTATTGCCAGTCTCTTCCCGCTTATTTTTTTAGACCGAGAAGCTATTTCTTCGATATTTTTTACTGCATCGATGTTAATTATCCTATATGCAGGGTTTAGAGCTTCCCACGAGTTAGCTTATCGAGATGAGTTGACCGGGTTACTCGGTAGAAGGATGCTTTTTGAAAAACTTGCTGGTATGTCTAAAAACTATAGCCTAGCAATGGTAGACATTGACCATTTTAAAAAGTTTAACGATACCTATGGCCATGATGTTGGTGATGATGTCTTAGCTATGGTGGCATCTAAGCTGGATCAAATTGAGGGAGGTGGACAAGTTTTTCGGTATGGAGGCGAAGAGTTTACCGTTTTGTTTCGAGGTAAAAAACGCGATCATGCCATTGCGTTTTTAGACGACATTCGTGAAATCATCTCTGAAACTCCGTTTGCAATTAGGGATAAAACCAGCCGCGAAAAAGGTGATAAAACAGCTCGAAATCAGCAAGCCAAGCCTAAAAATACAGTGCAAATTACTGTAAGTATTGGTGTAGCTGAAAAAGCGAATCACCACGCCAGCGCCGAGGAAGTAATTAAAGAAGCAGACAACGCGCTTTATAAAGCAAAAAACAAAGGTCGAAACGTAGTAGTTGGTTAA
- a CDS encoding amino acid aminotransferase has product MFERVSAAPADPILGLTEAFKADERPNKINLGVGIYKNEAGQTPVLATVKIAEKRLLENEATKSYLSIEGNPAYGKEVQKLLFGANSEIVVSQRGFTAQSPGGTGALHNAAEFAYNHLGVRTVWVSNPTWANHGNIFKALGLEVKAYDYYNAETKDLDFDAMLTSLEQVAEGELVLFHGCCHNPTGIDPTPAQWEQLASLTAAKKALPLFDFAYQGFATGVEEDAAGLRIFAKQIKELLVASSFSKNFGLYNERVGAFTLVAADKEQGATAFSQVKAGIRANYSNPPSHGAAVVTTILQDAELKAQWVAEVAEMRDRIKEMRDLFVATLASKGATGDYSFIQRQNGMFSFSGLSKEQVQTLKKEHGVYIVGSGRISVAGMTKDNMEALCAAIAAVV; this is encoded by the coding sequence ATGTTTGAGCGCGTATCCGCTGCCCCAGCAGATCCAATTTTAGGGCTAACAGAAGCTTTTAAAGCTGATGAGCGTCCCAATAAAATCAATCTTGGTGTTGGTATTTACAAAAATGAAGCCGGTCAAACCCCGGTTTTGGCTACGGTTAAAATCGCAGAGAAGCGACTTTTAGAAAACGAGGCCACCAAATCTTACCTTAGTATTGAAGGTAATCCTGCTTACGGTAAAGAAGTTCAGAAATTACTATTTGGTGCAAACAGTGAAATCGTAGTCAGCCAACGTGGATTTACAGCACAATCACCAGGCGGAACAGGCGCACTGCATAACGCAGCTGAGTTTGCATATAACCACTTAGGTGTACGCACTGTATGGGTTAGTAATCCAACTTGGGCAAACCACGGTAATATTTTTAAAGCGCTTGGCTTAGAAGTTAAAGCATACGACTACTACAATGCTGAAACTAAAGATCTCGACTTTGATGCAATGCTAACGTCTCTAGAGCAAGTTGCAGAAGGTGAATTAGTGCTATTCCACGGTTGCTGTCATAACCCAACCGGTATTGACCCAACACCAGCGCAATGGGAACAGCTAGCCAGCTTAACAGCAGCCAAAAAAGCGCTACCGTTGTTTGATTTTGCTTACCAAGGTTTCGCTACTGGCGTTGAAGAGGATGCTGCTGGTTTACGTATCTTCGCTAAACAGATTAAAGAGCTACTTGTGGCCAGCTCTTTCTCTAAGAACTTTGGTTTGTATAACGAACGAGTTGGTGCATTTACCTTAGTCGCAGCTGATAAAGAGCAGGGTGCAACCGCATTTAGTCAAGTTAAAGCCGGTATTCGTGCAAACTACTCAAACCCACCATCACATGGTGCAGCAGTAGTGACTACTATTTTGCAAGATGCCGAGTTAAAAGCGCAATGGGTAGCAGAAGTAGCTGAAATGCGTGATCGTATTAAAGAAATGCGCGATTTGTTCGTAGCGACTTTAGCCTCTAAAGGCGCAACAGGCGACTACAGCTTTATTCAACGCCAAAATGGTATGTTCTCATTCTCTGGTTTATCTAAAGAGCAAGTACAAACCTTAAAAAAGGAACATGGCGTGTACATTGTTGGTTCAGGTCGCATTAGCGTAGCTGGTATGACTAAAGACAACATGGAAGCGCTTTGTGCTGCCATTGCAGCAGTAGTTTAA
- a CDS encoding YdcF family protein, which translates to MDLSLGFIVKKWLGSLLMPLNISLFFLLLSFYFGITKRPYRAAATLLPALAILLITSNPWWVNKQLLISEREVMPPSQLVDSFDFVVVLGGGHISDPMLSPTEQLSRSSFARISKGIELSLVNPQSRLIVSGYGGSDPSSNAELMEKVARQANIPPANIITIPKAKDTEQEAAVIATYIGQRPTALVTSATHMKRALHHFNKYSSNISPVPTDYLGKEVQGEQRLYEFLPDARFIHRYDALWHEKLGIWWQKIRTYFS; encoded by the coding sequence ATGGATTTAAGTTTAGGTTTTATCGTAAAAAAATGGTTAGGCTCGCTACTAATGCCGCTTAATATTTCGTTGTTCTTTTTGTTGCTTTCTTTTTATTTTGGCATCACAAAACGTCCGTATCGCGCAGCAGCTACTCTGCTACCCGCGTTGGCTATTTTGTTGATTACAAGCAACCCTTGGTGGGTAAACAAGCAGCTTCTTATTAGTGAACGAGAGGTAATGCCTCCAAGTCAACTTGTAGACAGTTTCGATTTTGTTGTTGTTTTAGGTGGTGGTCATATTAGTGATCCAATGCTTTCCCCGACTGAGCAATTAAGTCGCTCATCATTTGCACGTATTTCCAAAGGTATTGAGTTAAGCTTGGTTAATCCGCAGAGTCGGTTGATTGTGTCTGGATATGGCGGCAGCGATCCAAGCAGTAATGCAGAGCTTATGGAAAAAGTAGCCCGGCAAGCTAACATTCCTCCAGCTAACATTATCACCATACCTAAAGCTAAAGACACCGAGCAAGAAGCAGCTGTTATTGCCACTTACATAGGACAGCGCCCTACAGCATTAGTGACTAGCGCAACCCACATGAAGCGTGCTTTACATCACTTCAATAAGTATTCAAGCAATATAAGTCCTGTGCCTACCGATTACTTGGGAAAAGAAGTTCAGGGAGAACAACGGCTTTATGAGTTTTTACCCGATGCGCGCTTTATTCATAGGTACGACGCTTTATGGCATGAAAAGCTTGGTATTTGGTGGCAAAAAATACGTACTTATTTTTCTTAA